Proteins encoded in a region of the Corynebacterium breve genome:
- a CDS encoding DUF3806 domain-containing protein, with product MSFSLIDDATQLQITRDLAEAAGRGINGSVDEIVTSFEHDLTHFLSLDPDLQREFQRGETARVYGTALGDAFCRELGFSWQILEDDFGTDLIVASADGSKYTAPLVVVDARFDDEEPGKLTTFVERFIG from the coding sequence ATGTCCTTTTCGCTTATCGACGATGCCACCCAACTACAAATCACCCGTGATCTCGCCGAAGCCGCTGGCCGTGGAATCAACGGCTCGGTGGACGAAATCGTCACCTCTTTTGAACACGACCTCACACATTTCTTAAGCCTCGATCCGGATCTACAACGCGAATTTCAACGCGGTGAAACAGCGCGAGTCTACGGAACAGCACTGGGAGATGCATTCTGCCGAGAACTCGGATTCTCGTGGCAAATCCTGGAGGATGACTTCGGGACGGACCTGATCGTCGCCAGTGCAGATGGATCGAAATACACTGCCCCATTGGTCGTCGTCGATGCCCGATTTGACGATGAAGAGCCAGGAAAGCTAACCACATTCGTCGAGCGGTTTATCGGATGA
- a CDS encoding TatD family hydrolase has translation MSKKKPRPTPVPAQPIPGLIDAHTHLASARARTKDEVDAIVARAADAGVERICTVGDGLAEAELALQAAHFNEKVWAACAIHPTRAHELDDDTRQRLQEMARDERCVAVGETGIDTYWLQHDPDGTAPLEIQEEAFRWHIDLAVDSGKTLMIHNREGDEEMMRILADSPRPKEVILHCFSSPKEVAREAIKRGYVLSFAGNITFKRNAELREIAALTPAGQLLIETDAPYMTPEPFRGARNEPALIGYTALCVAESRGTSVEEITSELGETFARVYRV, from the coding sequence ATGTCGAAGAAGAAGCCGCGCCCCACACCTGTTCCTGCACAACCGATTCCAGGCTTGATAGATGCGCACACTCACCTCGCGAGCGCGAGGGCGCGCACGAAGGACGAAGTCGATGCGATCGTCGCGCGAGCAGCAGATGCAGGAGTCGAACGGATCTGCACCGTCGGCGACGGCCTAGCTGAGGCTGAACTTGCACTCCAAGCTGCGCATTTCAATGAGAAAGTGTGGGCCGCCTGCGCCATCCACCCAACGCGAGCCCATGAGCTTGACGACGACACACGCCAGCGATTGCAGGAGATGGCGCGGGATGAGCGTTGCGTTGCGGTGGGGGAGACCGGCATCGATACCTACTGGTTGCAACATGATCCTGATGGGACAGCTCCACTGGAAATACAGGAGGAGGCCTTTCGTTGGCACATCGATCTGGCGGTGGATTCGGGCAAGACGCTGATGATTCACAATCGCGAGGGTGATGAAGAGATGATGCGCATCTTGGCAGACTCACCACGGCCGAAGGAAGTGATTCTGCACTGCTTTTCTTCGCCGAAGGAAGTAGCGCGTGAGGCGATTAAGCGTGGCTACGTTCTGTCTTTTGCAGGCAATATTACGTTTAAGCGCAATGCCGAATTGCGTGAGATTGCTGCCCTTACTCCGGCGGGTCAGCTGTTGATCGAAACAGATGCACCATATATGACTCCAGAGCCGTTTCGAGGGGCTCGTAACGAACCTGCTCTCATCGGATATACCGCCCTGTGTGTTGCAGAATCTCGGGGAACTTCGGTGGAGGAAATTACCTCCGAGCTGGGCGAAACCTTCGCCCGCGTTTATAGGGTGTGA